TTTCTGTGTCGTTGGGTCCTCCGTTTCTGCCCACGAAGGTtggcgaagagggagggggagggagggcggcaaGGTGACAAGAAACCGGGAGCAATGAGTAGACAAACAAACGAGAAAGCAGCGAGCGGATATACGAAGACGGACATGGCACAAAataaaacagaaaaaaataACATGAACAAATAaagacacaaaaaaaaaagacagggagagggagggcggaagggagggaggaagtgTGCATACATGCAGGCGCACCAGTGGCATGgcccagacacacacgcacacacaagtaGAACGAAACGGCCTGAGAGCAATGAGCGCTTTCAGGTAGGGACTCCAGACGGGGGGAACGAGGGTGACGAACAACACAAGAAAAGCGAGCGAGCAGGTGACGGCAAAGGACAAGAAAGAGGGGCACAGACTCGTCGGAGAGGCACGAATGAGCAGTACGAAACCGTGAACAGCCGTTtagaaggaaaagagggagtTGCAGTGCCTCTCGCGCGCActtgaagagagagacgcacagcCATGCGCACCCAGCATACATGGGAGGTAGGAGAGAGATGATCCAACACAGTTGTCAGGATCCAGAGACGACAAGCGCGTTCGGCATCATCCTTCCCCTTTTACGTTTTGCCCGTTTCCACGTATCATCGTTTCTTGTGTGCTCGTTGTTTGCCGTgcgttgttttgttttccccctccttcctccccgccgtcgcgcaggtCCATGCCCTCGCCGACTTGtgtggcgcgccgccgcacttCCCTTCCTTCGTTTTAACTTAGTTGTTGTTTAGATTTTTTTGGTGGCTTTCTGTTTCAATCCACCCACCCCGCTGCCTCTCGTTTGGCGCACTGGATTCGGTATTCTTCTGCACTCGTACGAGCACAGCacgctcgcgcgcacgcatagaGGCACacggaagagggagaggggtgagggggagggggaggagaggagaagccTATGGGAAACGACAGCAGAGCCGAGAAGCGCCGGTGCATGCAAATACAGGATTCGGGGGGCACATGCGGGAGAGGTACAGCGGAGTAGTGGTCAAAACCGGGAAGGAGAGACACGTACAAAACGCAGGCTAATACATCCTGCTCCGCCCGTCACTCGGCGTGGCGCATGCGGCCATCTGCGGGGAGTATGAGAGCAAGAGAAAATGGGAGAGTATAAAGCACGCAAGAGATGCCCCATGAGCAAAACGAAGGGGgtgagaaagaaaaacatAAAACAAACCCTTAGGCTGATAAGTCGAAGGAAGAGTGTGTACCGCCGCCCAGGCTCTTCCATGGATGCACCGCTGAGACAGACccgacgcgcacgtgcatcAGCGGAAGTGCACACTGAAAGAAGCACAGAgggagacagacagagacggaTACAACAGAGAAGTGCAAAAAGGCAGCCGAGGTGGCAAGAGCGGCCCACAAACGTCGGCATCAGTGAGCGCCTCAGTccctgtgcctgtgcacaACTTCCTCGCCATCAGACCGCATTCCATCTTCgccccctgcccctcccgtttccctctctgccttgcTCCGTGACAGTGTGCCAGCGGCAGGACGCCAGCGCGCGATGCGCGGGAAAACACATCAAACAATCGCAAGTCCCATGCGCGCATTCAGATCAACAGCACCGCTTCCCTTGTCCATCAGCGATGGTCTGCGATGCCCCACGCCTCACTTGCACGCGTTGGCTGTCGAACAATCCGCGGCCAAGAGGCTGTCATCGACTCGCAGGCCATAGAGAAAATTGTGAGACACCCACGATTTCGGGACACAGCCGCACAAATTGTTGCGCTCCACGGACACACCGTACAGCGTCTGGGCAGACGCCCACTCCTCTGGAAGGGGCCCGGTCAGATTGTTGTCCGTCAGCGTGATGGAGCTGAGTTTCCGCAGGCTCCCCCAGGTCGGCGGCAATGTGCCGGTCAGCTGATTTCTCCTGGCCTCAACAATCGTCAGCTGCGGAGCGCTGCCCCACGACGAGGGGAGTGTTCCGGTCAGATTGTTGTCGTTCAGGCACGCCCACGTCATGTAGCGCAGACGGCTCCACGCCTCAGGAATGGTGCCCGTCAGCTCGTTGCGGTACAGCAGGAACCACTTCGCCGACTTCATATTGGCCCACTCCGGCGGCAGGGTGCCCGTCAGCGAGTTCGAGTACATGGAGATGTACTCGAGGTGCGTCAGGCTCCCCCAGCTCGCCGGCAGCGTGCCCTTCAATGTGTTCTTGCCGTAGCTGAGATTGATGGAAGTGACCAGAACATATTTGCCAACAATGCCAGAGGACATctccggcagctgcaccacggctcTCTCGTCCAGGTACAGATCCACGCCCTTGCTCGTGCACTCAGAGTAGACCCACTCGCAGAAGTCCACCGACGGCAGCTTCTCAAGCAGCGGGTTCGCGTCCACGAAGGCCTGCAGAAACTTGCGCGTGTTTGCCTTCTGCACGGCGCTGTAGTGGGTGAACGGTGATTCCGCGCCACGCACGGGAGACAGGAGCAGGCATAGGGTTAGCGCCACAACGAGGAGAGCGGCTCGCGGGCGCTGCATAACGccccggcgcagcagcacgggcATCATCAAGCacaggaagagggagaaggagggaaaaAGAGCGAAGCGCCTTTATCGGTGCTCGACGCTACAAGCACCACCAGCGTCGCCTCCTGCGGCGACAGCCACACCCTTTGCGGGGACAGCGTTGCCGGTGCAGAAGACAGAGCTGGCGTTCTTGCACAAGGCGCTCCCCGAACGGCACGCCTTTTCAACGGCGAAAACGCGGCACGACGGGTACAGTGGCTGCAGTCCTTGTCTGGGCGTCggcaccacggcggcggcgggggcggaAACGAGATGCAGCtaaaggagaaggagggcgcGCGTTTTGGTATTCCTCaagcgtgagagaggggaagagagaggatggGATCGGCGTGGAAGATGCTCAGAGGAAAGCGCACGGCACGCCACACTGAGATCGATGTGGGAGAGCGTGATGGACAAGAGCAGCAATAAAATCGACTAAGCGAATAAAGGCGCGCGAACAGCAGAGTGGGGCTGAAAAAAGGAGATGGGCATCCCTCACTATtggttctttttttttcgttgggGGTTCGAGCCTAACGCGTGAGAGGAAGGCAGAATGAGGGGTGGCGGACCGCGGAAGTGGGAGGAAGGTTAGGAAGGGCTTAGGACGAGAGCGCGCTGATAaccggtggtggcggtagTCGGGGCGGTGATGGGATAAGAGCAAGGGCAGTGAGAACGACAACACTCTCCTACTTCAATGGCatagagggaggaggggggcgagaaAGAGGCAACGGGGTGCTCACTGAGTAGAGAGGTGTCGCTTtcttctccccaccccctcttttccttccgTTGCGTTTCTACAACCTTAGGCACTTCTCTTTGCTTCCGTTGTTGCTAAGAGAGATAGAGCGGGTGCCGGGTAGGCCGCATACGCGCAATAGCAAATGGCCAGCGCGAACATGATGCACCACCGTAGCTGGCCAAGTAACAGAGCAGAGGACTCGCCGGAGCATCAAAACAACAAGAGAAGGGTTTGTAGCACAGTCGCTGCGATCCGAGCGCTTAAGGCGTGACGAGGCAACAGCAACGTCCACTAGCGCTCAGCTTACCTCATCCTCACGCGTTCAGGAAAGCAGatgcaaagaaaaaaaaacgcagcACTACCTCCGCATCAACGCATCTTTCACCGCGTCTTGCCAGGCATCCGGGTAGCAGCATATAAATAGATAGTTGCCAGCGACCACGCCGCGGTAGCCCAGCATCTCCGTATCATGCGTGCGTCCCAGCTCGAAGACGCTGTCCTCCACTGCCGCTACGGCGCATGCCacctgtgcctgtgtctgcCTGGACTTTTCACTCGCAGAGTATTGTAGAGTCGCTTGCGGCGAGGCGCCAAGTCCTGCGCCGAGTGCCTCTCGTGGCAAACCATCATGCCCATCCGGGTAGGCCAATGCAGCAGGCCAACTGGGTTCCATTGTGTCGATACCTG
This DNA window, taken from Leishmania infantum JPCM5 genome chromosome 31, encodes the following:
- a CDS encoding surface membrane protein gp46-like protein, with product MMPVLLRRGVMQRPRAALLVVALTLCLLLSPVRGAESPFTHYSAVQKANTRKFLQAFVDANPLLEKLPSVDFCEWVYSECTSKGVDLYLDERAVVQLPEMSSGIVGKYVLVTSINLSYGKNTLKGTLPASWGSLTHLEYISMYSNSLTGTLPPEWANMKSAKWFLLYRNELTGTIPEAWSRLRYMTWACLNDNNLTGTLPSSWGSAPQLTIVEARRNQLTGTLPPTWGSLRKLSSITLTDNNLTGPLPEEWASAQTLYGVSVERNNLCGCVPKSWVSHNFLYGLRVDDSLLAADCSTANACK